From a region of the Daphnia magna isolate NIES linkage group LG1, ASM2063170v1.1, whole genome shotgun sequence genome:
- the LOC116926354 gene encoding dedicator of cytokinesis protein 7, translating into MSIPSQASSLIGQRPFVQRLPRQHASEVRRAMSSASQMSDGYQTSRTVSYAGSIQSAHSVTWNEVLEPLDYEDVMNEHASDPDPLKLVLSFPLDDLQIYLLPRPWRTLQPITPPEPLETLNSHVRDCVRCYTSPWLIVQHRYQEYSSGSLARQAASRLNALASTPRQEFEIDGENDGNLNSENENNLIDSLSTKASSIRSSNSVSDTPRGSWATFDLRQTASDPPLPGLLDRLAPDVIDNVNKLRRSELQLDTLFALYPPQDDEDIIERRCQPDMPIEHLGHRILVKCTQLQLELEIEPIYASMALYDAKEKKKISENFYFDLNSDSIKHMLATHIPFQDVSTLSRSCTFSTTYPSTDLFLVVKLEKVLQGDINECTEPYIKDDKNREKVKANAVACCERLGRYRMPFAWTGIHLHSILHGAGNSDREKDKTNERDSNEAVPPSGANSLDRKNSTSSFDQFRRKTGVDTGSGSWSRRGSLERRGTAGSHDKRSSWSSTGDEAGLSLDNFRPVTLTVSSFFKQEGDRLRDDDLYKYLHELRRSNNALKRLKCIPGTLKLEVSPCPEENKCSLTPELAKLHPYPDDKIRPTKELIEFPPREVYTPFYTYRNLLYVYPKNLNFANRGSARNISVRIQFMCGEQETHAMPVIFGKSSCAEFSSDYFTAVTYHNKCPDFYDEIKIKLPANLKDCHHLLFTFYHVSCQRKVEQTAVETVVGYSWLPMLKDGSLQTGEFSLPVMLDPPPSNYLYIHPEVMLPGTRWVDNHKGIFNIVIEAVTSIHTLDRHLDRFLNICSALEENRIVPHIGEANMETSLKTSIGDLNNSKTEQMVKFLPLILEKLIGLIVSPPLLNGQLLKCAGVAFDCLVAIVGTFTEILDHLNDPHGRNSLLATYVHFQACVPQENRVYCPPQHRPLSLPPQRKHNRRISQPEVHLNVENVGLDAEINSCLKGVDRANNAKSGNDFTSTAWPSQRKLLHEEIALLWAMSTNASRDVVFSNAWFFFELIVKSMVEYLGSTQKLDSPRKQRFPERFLEDIGRLVSLVTAEILSRQRRDGGESKSALLLNIYLSFFLHDLLSVMDRGFVFSLIRSYIRTLAEDKALYPNEIPHITSLKLDFLRVICSHEHFVALNLPYSTPLCSSTASSPSPSPSVSSSNSQSSFVSTLVGVSSSARFAELTGEFRQQHFLIGLILSELAAVFELQSPALHARAANLVRNLLTSHDWDPRYSDATCKARVATLYLPLIGVLIDALPHLFDWNSETKGRPLVEGSNEEQDSSTVNFAVAQAIAGIPVDQAKGKISAETTRHLLVCLLWVLRHVEEVPLRNWWSELNPAKLHRLLELLFICVSGFEYRGKRGILRSMQQRGGRTTEIVKSRLEDLILGQGSARSDLILRRRAINGSGSVVGNSQFYTGIAHTQATPERNPSPNPSVTVADKQTLRWRKDTAAWKLANEAWEKPRVDVELDTYMEGNLSTQTSLTILDTLELIVQVVSQHDNLQTLLPVALRVLLHLLGCCQSTALLQNAFATQRALVYKFPGLLFDEETELCADLCLRLLRHCSNSISSIRSQASASLYLLMRQNFEIGNNFARVKMQVTMSLSSLVGTSAQFNEEALRRSLKTILVYAEQDVELQDTTFPEQVQDLVFNLHMILSDTVKMKEFQEDPEMLLDLMYRIAKGYQNSPDLRLTWLANMAQKHTERGNHAEAAMCLVHSAALVSEYLCMLEDQKYLPVGAMPFERLSANAVEESAVSDDVLCPDEEGFCTGKYFTENGLIGLLEQAASSFQLGGMFEAMNEVYKILTPIAEAHRDFKKLANIHSKLYDAFTRIEQQHGKRMFGTYFRVGFYGSKFGDLDGEEFIYKEPTLTKLPEISHRLENFYCERFGSAAVVMIKDSNPVDVSKLNAERAYIQITYVEPYFDVSELRHRVTVFERNFNIKRFMYATPFTPDGRAHGELHEQYKRKTVLTTANHFPYVKTRIQVVGRHQVVLTPIEVAIEDIQKKTTELALATIQEPPDPKILQMVLQGCIGTTVNQGPLEVASVFLSDLADPEKTIDKFQLKLRLCFKDFSKRCSDALKRNKSLIGPDQLDYQKELERNYRRFTERLAPLINMAPSSPNGLSTRNRRNRR; encoded by the exons ATGTCTATACCTTCACAAGCGTCTAGCCTTATTGGACAGCGGCCGTTTGTCCAGAGACTTCCTAG GCAACATGCATCGGAAGTACGGAGAGCAATGTCATCAGCTAGTCAAATGAGTGATGGCTACCAAACAAGCCGAACCGTTTCATATGCTGGTAGTATACAGAGTGCCCATTCTGTCACATGGAATGAAGTGCTTGAACCATTGGATTATGAGGATGTCATGAATGAACATGCAAGTGACCCAGATCCCTTGAAACTTGTCCTCAGCTTCCCCCTGGATGATCTACAGATCTATCTCCTCCCAAGACCGTGGAGGACTCTACAACCAATAACACCACCAGAGCCATT GGAAACATTAAACTCTCATGTAAGAGATTGTGTACGCTGTTATACTTCACCATGGCTGATTGTTCAACATAGATACCAAGAGTATAGCAGTGGAAGCCTTGCACGTCAAGCAGCTAGTCGTCTTAATGCTTTGGCGTCTACCCCTCGTCAGGAGTTTGAAATTGATGGAGAAAATGATGGCAATTTAAacagtgaaaatgaaaataatttgatAGATTCTTTGTCAACAAAG GCTAGTTCCATTCGTAGCTCAAACTCTGTATCAGATACTCCACGTGGTAGCTGGGCAACTTTTGATCTGCGGCAAACAGCTAGTGATCCTCCACTTCCAGGGTTACTAGACCGTTTAGCTCCTGATGTAATAGATAATGTGAACAAACTTCGAAGATCTGAACTACAGTTG GATACATTGTTTGCACTATATCCGCCTCAAGATGATGAAGATATCATCGAGAGACGTTGCCAACCTGATATGCCGATTGAACATCTGGGGCATCGAATTTTAGTGAAATGCACTCAACTTCa gCTTGAGCTAGAAATCGAACCAATTTATGCATCCATGGCGTTGTACGATgccaaagagaagaaaaaaatatcagagaacttttattttgatttgaattcGGATTCTATTAAGCATATGTTGGCTACCCATATCCCTTTTCAA GATGTTAGCACCCTGAGTCGTTCCTGCACGTTCAGTACAACATATCCATCAACGGATCTATTTCTTGTTGTCAAGCTGGAAAAAGTCCTTCAGGGCGATATAAATGAATGTACCGAACCATACATTAAAGACGATAAG AACCGAGAAAAGGTGAAAGCAAATGCCGTAGCGTGCTGCGAAAGACTTGGGAGGTACAGGATGCCCTTTGCGTGGACAGGAATTCATTTACACAGCATACTCCACGGAGCTGGAAATAGTGACCGTGAAAAGGATAAAACAAACGAACGTGACTCAAATGAAGCAGTTCCGCCCTCGGGAGCGAACAGCTtgg atcgcAAAAATAGCACTAGTAGTTTTGATCAATTCCGAAGAAAAACTGGAGTTGACACAGGATCGGGGTCCTGGTCACGACGTGGTTCCTTGGAAAGACGTGGTACGGCGGGATCCCACGATAAACGAAGTAGTTGGTCATCCACAGGAGATGAAGCTGGGTTGAGTCTCGATAACTTTCGACCCGTCACTCTCACCGTTTCCAGTTTCTTCAAACAG GAGGGTGATAGGCTTAGAGATGATGATTTGTACAAATACCTTCACGAACTACGGAGATCTAATAATGCATTGAAAAGGTTGAAATGCATACCAGGAACATTAAAACTTGAAGTTTCACCTTGTCCcgaagaaaataaatgttCATTGACTCCAGAGTTAGCTAAGCTGCATCCTTATCCTG ACGACAAAATAAGGCCTACAAAAGAGCTGATAGAGTTTCCACCCAGAGAGGTCTATACGCCGTTTTACACATACAGGAATTTACTTTATGTTTATCCGAAAAATTTGAACTTCGCGAACAGAG GATCGGCACGAAATATTTCAGTAAGGATACAATTTATGTGTGGAGAACAAGAAACCCACGCAATGCCTGTCATTTTTGGTAAATCATCTTGTGCCGAATTTTCTTCCGACTACTTCACCGCCGTCACTTATCACAACAA GTGTCCTGATTTTTacgatgaaataaaaataaaattacccGCGAATTTAAAAGACTGCCATCATCTGCTGTTCACGTTTTACCATGTTTCTTGCCAGCGGAAAGTTGAGCAAACAGCTGTAGAAACTGTTGTTGGATACTcg TGGCTACCGATGCTTAAAGACGGCAGCCTACAAACTGGAGAATTCTCTCTTCCGGTTATGTTGGATCCCCCACCATCAAACTATCTTTACATACATCCTGAAGTAATGTTACCGGGGACGCGTTGGGTAGACAACCATAAAGGGATTTTTAACATTGTCATCGAAGCTGTAACGTCAATTCACACTTTG GATCGTCATCTAGATcgctttttaaatatttgttctGCCTTGGAAGAGAATCGCATTGTACCTCATATCGGGGAAGCCAATATGGAAACCAGTTTGAAAAC TAGCATTGGCGATTTGAACAATTCAAAAACTGAACAAATGGTTAAATTTCTTCCTTTGATTCTCGAAAAGTTGATTGGCCTGATTGTCTCTCCTCCTCTTTTGAATGGCCAGCTGCTCAAATGCGCTGGCGTAGCCTTTGATTGTCTTGTTGCAATCGTCGGAACATTCACA GAAATTCTCGATCACTTGAATGATCCACATGGGAGAAACAGTTTGTTAGCCACTTATGTTCATTTTCAAGCATGTGTTCCACAAGAAAACCGCGTTTACTGTCCCCCTCAGCACCGCCCTCTCTCATTACCTCCACAACGGAAGCATAACAGAAGGATAAGCCAGCCAGAAGTTCATCTGAATGTTGAAAACGTTGGATTAGATGCTGAAATTAACAGCTGTCTGAAAGGAGTTGATAGAGCCAATAATGCGAAAAGCGGGAATGATTTTACATCTACAGCTTGGCCCAGTCAGCGTAAACTTCTTCACGAAGAAATTGCTCTTCTATGGGCCATGTCCACAAACGCATCTCGAGATGTTGTATTCTCAAACGCATG GTTCTTTTTTGAGCTGATAGTCAAAAGTATGGTGGAATACTTGGGTTCAACTCAGAAGCTAGATTCCCCACGGAAGCAAAGATTTCCGGAGCGTTTCCTAGAAGACATAGGACGTTTAGTTTCACTCGTTACAGCCGAAATTTTATCAAGGCAGCGACGTGATGGTGGCGAATCGAAG aGTGCCCTTTTATTGAACATTTATCTCTCCTTCTTTCTTCATGATTTGCTTTCTGTTATGGACCGaggttttgttttctccctGATTCGTTCCTATATCCGTACGCTGGCAGAAGACAAGGCACTTTACCCA AACGAAATTCCGCACATCACAAGTCTAAAG TTAGACTTCTTGCGCGTAATATGCAGCCACGAGCACTTCGTCGCGCTTAACTTGCCTTATTCAACACCGCTATGCAGTTCGACTGCTTCATCACCGTCACCTTCACCATCTGTATCTTCATCAAACAGCCAATCATCTTTTGTTTCCACGTTGGTTGGTGTGTCTAGCTCAGCACGCTTTGCTGAGCTAACTGGTGAATTTCGCCAGCAGCACTTCCTCATCGGCTTGATCCTTTCTGAACTCGCAGCCGTCTTTGAATTGCA GAGCCCTGCTTTGCATGCACGAGCAGCAAATTTAGTACGAAATTTGTTAACAAGCCATGATTGGGATCCGAGATATTCCGATGCAACTTGCAAAGCCAGGGTGGCTACTTTATACTTGCCATTAATTGGCGTCCTGATTGATGCCCTCCCACATCTATTTGATTGGAACTCGGAAACAAAAG GAAGGCCTCTAGTCGAAGGGAGCAATGAAGAGCAAGATTCTTCAACGGTGAACTTCGCTGTTGCACAAGCTATTGCTGGAATTCCGGTTGACCAG GCGAAAGGAAAAATATCTGCGGAAACAACTCGTCACCTGCTGGTTTGTCTATTGTGGGTTCTGCGTCACGTTGAAGAAGTGCCATTGCGGAATTGGTGGTCTGAATTAAATCCGGCCAAGCTTCATCGCCTTTTGGAGTTGCTTTTTATCTGCGTCTCTGGATTTGAATATCGTGGAAAACGCGGTATTCTTCGTTCCATGCAGCAAAGGGGCGGCCGAACTACAGAGATCGTCAAATCGCGCTTAGAGGACCTCATCCTTGGCCAAGGATCTGCCCGTTCTGATCTCATTCTACGTCGCCGCG CGATAAATGGTAGCGGCAGCGTAGTGGGAAATTCACAGTTCTACACGGGAATTGCCCATACACAAGCCACACCAG aacGAAATCCGTCGCCCAATCCATCTGTAACTGTCGCTGACAAACAGACGCTGCGATGGCGCAAAGATACAGCAGCCTGGAAATTGGCCAATGAAGCATGGGAAAAACCTCGGGTAGATGTTGAATTGGATACCTACATGGAAGGCAACCTTTCAACACAAACCAGCCTTACCATTCTCGACACGTTGGAGCTCATAGTGCAG GTAGTTTCGCAACACGATAACTTGCAGACGCTGCTCCCGGTAGCTCTCCGTGTTCTCCTTCATTTACTGGGATGCTGCCAGAGCACCGCTTTACTGCAAAATGCTTTTGCCACCCAAAGGGCACTTGTATACAAG TTTCCAGGACTGCTGTTTGATGAGGAAACTGAGCTCTGCGCTGACTTGTGTTTGCGGCTTTTGCGGCATTGCAGCAACAGTATCAGCAGCATTCGTTCTCAGGCTTCTGCGTCTTTATACCTCCTCATGCGCCAGAATTTCGAAATTGGAAAT AATTTCGCCAGAGTAAAGATGCAGGTTACCATGTCCTTGAGTTCATTAGTTGGAACCAGTGCGCAATTTAACGAAGAAGCTCTAAGACGTTCGCTAAAAACCATTCTGGTTTATGCTGAGCAAGACGTGGAACTGCAAGATACCACTTTCCCCGAACAG GTCCAAGATTTGGTCTTCAATTTGCATATGATATTATCAGACACggtgaaaatgaaagaatttcaagaaGACCCCGAAATGCTACTTGACCTCATGTATCGTATTGCAAAAGGTTATCAGAACTCTCCGGATCTTAGACTCACTTGGTTAGCCAACATGGCTCAAAAGCATACTGAG cGAGGTAACCACGCAGAAGCGGCCATGTGTCTCGTCCATAGTGCCGCCTTGGTATCCGAGTATCTTTGCATGCTTGAAGACCAGAAGTACTTACCTGTTGGAGCAATGCCATTTGAGCGTCTTTCAGCCAATGCCGTCGAGGAAAGTGCCGTTTCCGACGACGTTCTCTGTCCTGATGAAGAGGGATTTTGTACGGGAAAGTACTTCACTGAAAATGGACTTATAGGCCTTCTAGAGCAGGCAGCTAGTTCATTCCAACTT GGTGGTATGTTTGAAGCTATGAATGAAGTATACAAAATTCTTACGCCAATCGCGGAAGCTCACCGGGATTTTAAGAAGCTTGCAAATATACACAG CAAACTATACGATGCATTTACCCGAATTGAACAACAACACGGCAAGCGAATGTTTGGAACCTATTTTCGGGTTGGTTTTTATGGGTCGAAATTTGGCGACCTAGATGGAGAGGAATTCATCTATAAAGAGCCAACTTTAACCAAACTCCCTGAGATATCGCATCGCCTTGAG AACTTCTACTGCGAACGATTTGGTTCAGCGGCAGTTGTTATGATTAAAGATTCTAACCCGGTGGATGTATCAAAACTGAATGCAGAGCGTGCTTACATTCAGATAACTTACGTAGAGCCATACTTTGATGTTTCTGAACTAAGACATCGTGTgactgtttttgaaagaaactTCAATATTA AGCGATTTATGTACGCTACGCCATTCACCCCGGATGGAAGAGCCCACGGTGAACTTCATGAGCAATACAAGCGCAAAACAGTGCTAACTACCGCCAATCATTTTCCCTATGTTAAAACACGGATACAGGTCGTTGGACGCCATCAG GTTGTATTAACACCTATCGAAGTGGCTATCGAGGATATACAGAAAAAAACCACTGAACTGGCATTGGCGACCATTCAAGAGCCACCTGACCCGAAAATCTTACAGATGGTTTTACAAGGCTGCATTG GTACTACCGTGAACCAAGGGCCATTGGAAGTGGCAAGTGTTTTCTTGTCCGACCTTGCAGACCCAGAAAAAACTATAGATAAATTTCAACTGAAATTGCGCCTTTGTTTCAAAGATTTCTCCAAAAG ATGCAGTGATgccttaaaaagaaataaaagtctCATTGGGCCGGACCAACTGGATTATCAAAAGGAATTAGAGAGAAACTATCGGCGATTTACAGAGCGACTCGCTCCACTCATTAACATGGCACCGTCATCTCCTAACGGACTTAGTACTCGTAACCGACGCAACCGCAGATGA
- the LOC116926361 gene encoding 6-phosphogluconate dehydrogenase, decarboxylating isoform X3, with protein MGRNLALNLIDNGFFVSVYNRTTPEEHLLQDFLENDAKHLVSTGKLIGSFNLPSFVEGIKPPRRILLMISAGPPIDSVIGELAPLLEKGDIIMDGGNSEHSDTTRRCRALRNMGLHFLGVGVSGGEEGARHGPSIMPGGSLEGWLHTKNILQAISAKVDGKPCCSWIGTDAAGNATSSEGAGHFIKTVHNGIGYADMQLLAEAYHLMKDLLSMGPPDIAQAFDGWNAENLEWRLLENTAEILRFKDEFGDYLIDKIRDAAAQKGTGKWAVIEAANAGIPANVIAESVFARFVSASKEERVAASTQLVGPSFQKFEGDRITMIGDIRKAVQASKIILYAQGFMLLQEGLPRLFGCHLNCADLAQMWRGGCVIRSKFLDHVKNAFVLNPQLNNLMMDEYFSRTLADCQLAWRRVTVTAINHGIPTPAFCSALSYYDSFRCPRLPANLLQAQRDFYGAHTFELLEHPGVFLHNDWTQVKPK; from the exons ATGGGTCGAAATTTGGCCCTAAACCTGATCGACAACGGATTCTTTGTCAGCGTATATAATCGGACAACTCCGGAGGAACATTTACTGCAAG ACTTTCTCGAAAATGACGCAAAACACTTGGTTAGCACAGGAAAGCTCATTGGTTCCTTTAACTTACCGTCTTTTGTGGAAGGAATTAAGCCACCGAGGCGTATTCTCCTCATGATTAGCG CCGGGCCGCCTATTGATTCCGTCATTGGAGAGTTGGCACCACTTCTAGAAAAAGGTGATATAATCATGGATGGTGGTAATTCCGAACACTCGGACACTACACGTAGATGCCGGGCCCTCCGCAACATGGGTTTGCATTTTCTAGGGGTCGGAGTTTCGGGTGGAGAGGAGGGTGCTCGACACGGCCCGTCTATCAT GCCAGGAGGAAGTCTTGAAGGATGGCTGCATACTAAAAACATTCTTCAA GCAATCTCGGCAAAAGTGGACGGAAAACCATG TTGTTCTTGGATCGGGACGGACGCAGCTGGCAATGCTACGTCCTCAGAAGGCGCCGGTCATTTTATCAAAACCGTCCACAATGGCATCGGGTATGCCGATATGCAATTACTTGCAGAAGCTTATCATCTGATGAAAGATCTTCTAAGCATGGGGCCTCCAGATATAGCCCAG GCATTTGATGGCTGGAACGCTGAAAACCTAGAGTGGCGATTATTGGAAAACACAGCTGAAATTCTCAGATTTAAGGACGAGTTTG GTGACTACCTTATCGACAAAATACGCGATGCAGCTGCCCAGAAAGGTACGGGTAAGTGGGCCGTGATTGAGGCTGCTAATGCTGGTATACCAGCAAATGTGATTGCGGAATCTGTATTCGCAAGATTCGTCTCTGCATCCAAAGAAGAACGAGTTGCAGCGTCAACACAGCTAGTTGGGCCCTCATTTCAAAAGTTTGAAGGTGATCGTATCACAATGATAGGTGACATAAGAAAG GCTGTCCAGGCGTCGAAAATAATTCTTTACGCTCAAGGATTCATGCTTCTCCAGGAAGGTCTACCGAGACTGTTTGGGTGTCACTTGAACTGCGCTGATTTAGCACAAATGTGGAGAGGTGGTTGTGTTATTCGAAG CAAGTTCCTTGACCACGTCAAAAACGCTTTTGTTCTAAATCCTCAATTAAACAACTTGATGATGGATGAATATTTCAGCCGGACGTTGGCTGATTGCCAACTAGCTTGGCGCCGAGTCACAGTGACAGCCATTAACCATGGGATTCCAACGCCAGCTTTTTGTTCGGCGCTCTCTTACTATGACAGCTTTCGATGTCCGCGCCTTCCTGCCAATTTATTACAG GCTCAGCGCGATTTTTACGGTGCTCACACATTCGAATTACTAGAGCATCCTGGCGTGTTTCTGCACAATGACTGGACTCAAGTAAAACCGAAATGA
- the LOC116926361 gene encoding 6-phosphogluconate dehydrogenase, decarboxylating isoform X2 — MERKTDIGVIGLAVMGRNLALNLIDNGFFVSVYNRTTPEEHLLQDFLENDAKHLVSTGKLIGSFNLPSFVEGIKPPRRILLMISAGPPIDSVIGELAPLLEKGDIIMDGGNSEHSDTTRRCRALRNMGLHFLGVGVSGGEEGARHGPSIMPGGSLEGWLHTKNILQAISAKVDGKPCCSWIGTDAAGNATSSEGAGHFIKTVHNGIGYADMQLLAEAYHLMKDLLSMGPPDIAQAFDGWNAENLEWRLLENTAEILRFKDEFGDYLIDKIRDAAAQKGTGKWAVIEAANAGIPANVIAESVFARFVSASKEERVAASTQLVGPSFQKFEGDRITMIGDIRKAVQASKIILYAQGFMLLQEGLPRLFGCHLNCADLAQMWRGGCVIRSKFLDHVKNAFVLNPQLNNLMMDEYFSRTLADCQLAWRRVTVTAINHGIPTPAFCSALSYYDSFRCPRLPANLLQAQRDFYGAHTFELLEHPGVFLHNDWTQVKPK; from the exons ATGGAACGAAA AACTGATATCGGAGTTATCGGCTTGGCGGTGATGGGTCGAAATTTGGCCCTAAACCTGATCGACAACGGATTCTTTGTCAGCGTATATAATCGGACAACTCCGGAGGAACATTTACTGCAAG ACTTTCTCGAAAATGACGCAAAACACTTGGTTAGCACAGGAAAGCTCATTGGTTCCTTTAACTTACCGTCTTTTGTGGAAGGAATTAAGCCACCGAGGCGTATTCTCCTCATGATTAGCG CCGGGCCGCCTATTGATTCCGTCATTGGAGAGTTGGCACCACTTCTAGAAAAAGGTGATATAATCATGGATGGTGGTAATTCCGAACACTCGGACACTACACGTAGATGCCGGGCCCTCCGCAACATGGGTTTGCATTTTCTAGGGGTCGGAGTTTCGGGTGGAGAGGAGGGTGCTCGACACGGCCCGTCTATCAT GCCAGGAGGAAGTCTTGAAGGATGGCTGCATACTAAAAACATTCTTCAA GCAATCTCGGCAAAAGTGGACGGAAAACCATG TTGTTCTTGGATCGGGACGGACGCAGCTGGCAATGCTACGTCCTCAGAAGGCGCCGGTCATTTTATCAAAACCGTCCACAATGGCATCGGGTATGCCGATATGCAATTACTTGCAGAAGCTTATCATCTGATGAAAGATCTTCTAAGCATGGGGCCTCCAGATATAGCCCAG GCATTTGATGGCTGGAACGCTGAAAACCTAGAGTGGCGATTATTGGAAAACACAGCTGAAATTCTCAGATTTAAGGACGAGTTTG GTGACTACCTTATCGACAAAATACGCGATGCAGCTGCCCAGAAAGGTACGGGTAAGTGGGCCGTGATTGAGGCTGCTAATGCTGGTATACCAGCAAATGTGATTGCGGAATCTGTATTCGCAAGATTCGTCTCTGCATCCAAAGAAGAACGAGTTGCAGCGTCAACACAGCTAGTTGGGCCCTCATTTCAAAAGTTTGAAGGTGATCGTATCACAATGATAGGTGACATAAGAAAG GCTGTCCAGGCGTCGAAAATAATTCTTTACGCTCAAGGATTCATGCTTCTCCAGGAAGGTCTACCGAGACTGTTTGGGTGTCACTTGAACTGCGCTGATTTAGCACAAATGTGGAGAGGTGGTTGTGTTATTCGAAG CAAGTTCCTTGACCACGTCAAAAACGCTTTTGTTCTAAATCCTCAATTAAACAACTTGATGATGGATGAATATTTCAGCCGGACGTTGGCTGATTGCCAACTAGCTTGGCGCCGAGTCACAGTGACAGCCATTAACCATGGGATTCCAACGCCAGCTTTTTGTTCGGCGCTCTCTTACTATGACAGCTTTCGATGTCCGCGCCTTCCTGCCAATTTATTACAG GCTCAGCGCGATTTTTACGGTGCTCACACATTCGAATTACTAGAGCATCCTGGCGTGTTTCTGCACAATGACTGGACTCAAGTAAAACCGAAATGA
- the LOC116926361 gene encoding 6-phosphogluconate dehydrogenase, decarboxylating isoform X1: MGHPLPEKRERTDIGVIGLAVMGRNLALNLIDNGFFVSVYNRTTPEEHLLQDFLENDAKHLVSTGKLIGSFNLPSFVEGIKPPRRILLMISAGPPIDSVIGELAPLLEKGDIIMDGGNSEHSDTTRRCRALRNMGLHFLGVGVSGGEEGARHGPSIMPGGSLEGWLHTKNILQAISAKVDGKPCCSWIGTDAAGNATSSEGAGHFIKTVHNGIGYADMQLLAEAYHLMKDLLSMGPPDIAQAFDGWNAENLEWRLLENTAEILRFKDEFGDYLIDKIRDAAAQKGTGKWAVIEAANAGIPANVIAESVFARFVSASKEERVAASTQLVGPSFQKFEGDRITMIGDIRKAVQASKIILYAQGFMLLQEGLPRLFGCHLNCADLAQMWRGGCVIRSKFLDHVKNAFVLNPQLNNLMMDEYFSRTLADCQLAWRRVTVTAINHGIPTPAFCSALSYYDSFRCPRLPANLLQAQRDFYGAHTFELLEHPGVFLHNDWTQVKPK, encoded by the exons ATGGGTCACCCTCTAccagagaaaagagaaag AACTGATATCGGAGTTATCGGCTTGGCGGTGATGGGTCGAAATTTGGCCCTAAACCTGATCGACAACGGATTCTTTGTCAGCGTATATAATCGGACAACTCCGGAGGAACATTTACTGCAAG ACTTTCTCGAAAATGACGCAAAACACTTGGTTAGCACAGGAAAGCTCATTGGTTCCTTTAACTTACCGTCTTTTGTGGAAGGAATTAAGCCACCGAGGCGTATTCTCCTCATGATTAGCG CCGGGCCGCCTATTGATTCCGTCATTGGAGAGTTGGCACCACTTCTAGAAAAAGGTGATATAATCATGGATGGTGGTAATTCCGAACACTCGGACACTACACGTAGATGCCGGGCCCTCCGCAACATGGGTTTGCATTTTCTAGGGGTCGGAGTTTCGGGTGGAGAGGAGGGTGCTCGACACGGCCCGTCTATCAT GCCAGGAGGAAGTCTTGAAGGATGGCTGCATACTAAAAACATTCTTCAA GCAATCTCGGCAAAAGTGGACGGAAAACCATG TTGTTCTTGGATCGGGACGGACGCAGCTGGCAATGCTACGTCCTCAGAAGGCGCCGGTCATTTTATCAAAACCGTCCACAATGGCATCGGGTATGCCGATATGCAATTACTTGCAGAAGCTTATCATCTGATGAAAGATCTTCTAAGCATGGGGCCTCCAGATATAGCCCAG GCATTTGATGGCTGGAACGCTGAAAACCTAGAGTGGCGATTATTGGAAAACACAGCTGAAATTCTCAGATTTAAGGACGAGTTTG GTGACTACCTTATCGACAAAATACGCGATGCAGCTGCCCAGAAAGGTACGGGTAAGTGGGCCGTGATTGAGGCTGCTAATGCTGGTATACCAGCAAATGTGATTGCGGAATCTGTATTCGCAAGATTCGTCTCTGCATCCAAAGAAGAACGAGTTGCAGCGTCAACACAGCTAGTTGGGCCCTCATTTCAAAAGTTTGAAGGTGATCGTATCACAATGATAGGTGACATAAGAAAG GCTGTCCAGGCGTCGAAAATAATTCTTTACGCTCAAGGATTCATGCTTCTCCAGGAAGGTCTACCGAGACTGTTTGGGTGTCACTTGAACTGCGCTGATTTAGCACAAATGTGGAGAGGTGGTTGTGTTATTCGAAG CAAGTTCCTTGACCACGTCAAAAACGCTTTTGTTCTAAATCCTCAATTAAACAACTTGATGATGGATGAATATTTCAGCCGGACGTTGGCTGATTGCCAACTAGCTTGGCGCCGAGTCACAGTGACAGCCATTAACCATGGGATTCCAACGCCAGCTTTTTGTTCGGCGCTCTCTTACTATGACAGCTTTCGATGTCCGCGCCTTCCTGCCAATTTATTACAG GCTCAGCGCGATTTTTACGGTGCTCACACATTCGAATTACTAGAGCATCCTGGCGTGTTTCTGCACAATGACTGGACTCAAGTAAAACCGAAATGA